In Ruminococcaceae bacterium BL-6, a genomic segment contains:
- a CDS encoding VOC domain-containing protein — MIMNNKFELEHIGINTPNAEEAEKLAQLLSMMFNLEPRHGQKSEFGGPYFECMKAPFLGTNGHIAMRTPDLTAAVEDLKGKGFSFNMDTAAYTEEGKLKNVYLDGEFGGFAIHIMQK, encoded by the coding sequence ATGATTATGAACAACAAATTCGAACTGGAGCACATCGGCATCAACACCCCCAATGCTGAAGAGGCGGAAAAGCTTGCCCAGCTTCTGAGCATGATGTTTAACCTGGAGCCTCGTCACGGACAGAAGTCCGAATTCGGCGGCCCTTACTTCGAGTGTATGAAGGCCCCCTTCCTGGGCACAAACGGTCATATCGCTATGCGTACGCCGGATCTGACCGCCGCCGTGGAAGATCTGAAAGGGAAGGGCTTCTCCTTCAACATGGATACTGCCGCATATACCGAGGAGGGCAAGCTGAAGAACGTCTATCTGGACGGCGAGTTTGGCGGCTTTGCCATCCATATCATGCAGAAGTAA
- a CDS encoding Membrane transport protein — protein sequence MTVPMIIALAITALMIILIMVDKLPFGVPPLLACLLLVVFGLADIKAAFAGFSNATVVMLASFMAIMAALQKTSFIATFKKAMYNMADKGGYKAYVLLILVVMLGTSLFGTGSTAYYVLAIGLLSTIPYNEKLPGSKIMMPAGFAANHPLIPLNVALQYGVIIAVLGSASATVGRVSVLRFSIMNLILSLAFLAWCLVAYKILPSHPIAAATEEVKTQGENVTAMPKWKEYTTYVAFLAAVVGMVLQSKIGDAGYVIPGLAIVLLLAIGVLDYKEIRDSICSPIILMTAGVIGVADALGSTGLTALVGKTVAYSLGANVNPFVLIFTFCVLTSLLATLTGSTLGTIYIFAPLAISACTSMGLNPTAAAAAIVLSGWNGHFLPIDGMPAMIMGMGKYKLTEFWKFTIPQYFIRLLAITAGALLMFPV from the coding sequence ATGACAGTTCCAATGATTATTGCCCTTGCAATCACCGCGCTCATGATTATCCTGATCATGGTAGACAAACTCCCTTTCGGTGTCCCCCCCTTGCTCGCATGTCTGCTGCTGGTGGTTTTCGGCTTAGCCGATATTAAGGCCGCTTTTGCAGGCTTCTCCAACGCCACCGTTGTTATGCTTGCCTCCTTCATGGCGATCATGGCCGCGCTGCAAAAGACCAGCTTCATTGCCACCTTCAAGAAAGCCATGTATAACATGGCTGACAAGGGCGGCTATAAGGCCTATGTACTGCTGATCCTGGTGGTCATGCTGGGTACCAGCCTTTTTGGCACCGGCTCCACTGCGTACTATGTTCTGGCCATCGGTTTGCTTTCCACCATTCCTTACAATGAAAAGCTGCCCGGTTCCAAAATCATGATGCCCGCCGGTTTCGCTGCCAACCATCCTCTGATCCCTCTGAACGTGGCACTGCAGTACGGCGTCATTATCGCTGTTCTGGGAAGCGCCAGCGCCACTGTGGGCAGGGTTTCCGTATTAAGGTTCTCTATTATGAATCTCATCCTTTCCCTTGCTTTCCTAGCATGGTGCCTGGTTGCGTACAAAATTCTGCCCAGCCATCCCATCGCGGCGGCAACTGAGGAAGTCAAGACCCAGGGCGAGAACGTTACGGCAATGCCCAAGTGGAAAGAGTACACCACCTATGTCGCCTTCCTGGCCGCCGTTGTTGGCATGGTGCTCCAGAGCAAGATTGGCGATGCCGGCTATGTAATTCCCGGCCTGGCTATCGTTCTGCTTCTGGCTATTGGCGTCCTGGACTACAAGGAAATCCGCGACAGTATCTGTTCTCCCATCATTCTGATGACCGCAGGTGTGATCGGTGTTGCCGATGCGCTGGGCAGTACCGGCCTGACTGCTCTTGTTGGTAAGACTGTGGCCTATTCGCTGGGTGCCAACGTCAATCCATTCGTTCTGATTTTCACGTTCTGTGTGCTGACCAGTCTCTTGGCGACCCTCACCGGTTCCACTCTGGGTACCATCTATATCTTTGCTCCTCTGGCCATTTCCGCCTGCACCAGCATGGGTCTGAATCCCACCGCCGCCGCTGCTGCAATCGTGCTTTCCGGTTGGAACGGCCACTTCCTGCCCATTGACGGCATGCCTGCTATGATCATGGGCATGGGCAAGTACAAGCTGACCGAGTTCTGGAAGTTCACCATTCCGCAGTACTTCATTCGTCTGTTAGCTATAACCGCTGGAGCTCTGCTGATGTTCCCCGTGTAA
- a CDS encoding Putative D-threonate 4-phosphate dehydrogenase (Evidence 3 : Putative function from multiple computational evidences) gives MSEKPIVGITMGDPAGNGPEITVKALGHPDLYDRCRPIVVGDAKMLEQATRFVGREDIIIHRCAAVADAKFTPGTIDVLHLELIPDAAAFPIGQVSVEGGNAAFQCVKKVIGLAMAGEVDATCTNALNKEAMNKALEYYHGEKSDGYTHFDGHTEIYAAYTHTKKYTMMLAHHDLRVVHISTHCSLREACDRVKKARVLEVIEIAHQACRDMGIAAPKVAVAGLNPHCGENGLFGTEEIEEIKPAIEAARAEGINAIGPCPPDSVFSEALGGWYDIVVCMYHDQGHIPLKTVGFVYDREKQAWKAVEGVNVTLGLPIIRTSVDHGTGFALAGKGTSNELSLVNAIDYAIRMANAKKKI, from the coding sequence ATGAGCGAAAAACCCATTGTTGGCATCACCATGGGCGATCCCGCCGGCAACGGCCCCGAGATCACCGTCAAGGCTCTGGGCCATCCCGACCTGTACGACCGCTGCCGCCCCATCGTGGTCGGCGACGCCAAAATGCTCGAGCAGGCCACCCGCTTTGTCGGGCGCGAGGACATCATCATCCACCGCTGCGCGGCCGTGGCCGACGCCAAATTCACCCCCGGCACCATCGATGTGCTGCATCTCGAGCTCATCCCCGATGCTGCGGCCTTCCCCATCGGGCAGGTCAGCGTCGAAGGCGGCAACGCAGCCTTTCAGTGCGTAAAAAAGGTGATCGGGCTGGCCATGGCCGGCGAGGTAGACGCCACCTGCACCAACGCCCTGAACAAAGAGGCTATGAACAAGGCGCTCGAGTACTACCACGGCGAAAAATCCGACGGCTACACCCACTTTGACGGCCACACCGAAATCTACGCCGCCTATACCCACACCAAAAAATACACGATGATGCTGGCCCACCACGACTTGCGCGTGGTGCACATATCGACCCATTGCTCGCTGCGCGAGGCCTGCGACCGCGTGAAAAAGGCCCGTGTGCTGGAAGTCATCGAGATCGCCCATCAGGCCTGCCGGGATATGGGCATTGCCGCGCCCAAGGTAGCCGTGGCCGGCCTGAACCCCCACTGCGGTGAGAACGGCCTGTTCGGCACCGAGGAGATTGAAGAGATCAAACCCGCCATCGAGGCCGCCAGGGCCGAGGGCATCAACGCCATCGGCCCCTGCCCGCCGGACAGCGTGTTTTCCGAAGCATTGGGCGGCTGGTATGATATCGTCGTCTGCATGTACCACGACCAGGGGCATATTCCCCTCAAGACCGTGGGCTTTGTCTATGACCGCGAAAAGCAGGCCTGGAAGGCTGTCGAGGGCGTCAACGTCACGCTTGGCCTGCCCATCATCCGCACCAGTGTCGATCACGGCACCGGCTTTGCGCTGGCCGGCAAGGGCACCAGCAACGAACTGAGCCTGGTCAACGCCATCGACTATGCCATCCGCATGGCCAATGCCAAGAAGAAAATCTGA
- a CDS encoding conserved protein of unknown function (Evidence 4 : Unknown function but conserved in other organisms), which yields MSRKYTKVELLSEEVFRRKAVGETNREIAESYGLTKYQIKQLVSRQHRKARMIANGYVPRLKGRPRQNPADEERSRNNELIELRMKVELLQNFLSEAGRK from the coding sequence ATGTCCAGGAAATATACAAAAGTAGAGTTACTGAGTGAAGAGGTGTTCCGGCGAAAGGCGGTAGGAGAAACCAATCGGGAAATAGCAGAAAGTTATGGATTGACAAAATATCAAATCAAACAGTTGGTTAGCCGTCAGCATCGGAAAGCGCGCATGATTGCCAACGGCTATGTGCCCCGTCTGAAAGGGCGGCCGCGACAAAATCCGGCCGATGAAGAAAGATCGCGAAACAATGAATTGATTGAACTGCGGATGAAAGTAGAACTTCTGCAAAATTTTCTGTCCGAAGCTGGAAGGAAGTGA
- a CDS encoding conserved membrane protein of unknown function (Evidence 4 : Unknown function but conserved in other organisms): MNWKSSNVYYLAGIGIPLASAALLGAKVAMPRPWLAAVILAGGICLLRMLTLKTLALPRPLREYGALTPLNLELPRDYGVELYTSPELGRYDFTLRVAELISPMRFHGSRPKVAANPVLLEKYGKQLMRIAIVREIERYRRKCQPAVILQLVLPPLVLLDAILCVFAFRIPVEQWLGPFLFQVVLPFALTLCFLGHLLLWNKRISRQDFNLDSFLTTVFPMEDVKKYVALVEEMERGMEKKQHQGLNDYYASARLRNLEKLCKP; the protein is encoded by the coding sequence ATGAACTGGAAAAGCTCGAACGTGTATTATCTGGCGGGCATCGGCATTCCTCTCGCATCCGCGGCCCTGCTGGGGGCGAAAGTCGCCATGCCGCGCCCGTGGCTTGCGGCGGTGATCCTCGCCGGGGGAATCTGCCTTCTGCGGATGCTGACGCTCAAAACGCTCGCCCTTCCGAGGCCCCTGCGCGAATACGGCGCTCTGACGCCGCTGAATCTGGAGCTGCCGCGGGATTACGGCGTGGAGCTTTACACCAGCCCCGAGCTGGGCAGGTACGATTTTACCCTGCGCGTCGCCGAGCTGATTTCCCCGATGCGCTTTCACGGAAGCCGCCCGAAGGTGGCGGCGAACCCCGTCCTTCTGGAGAAGTACGGAAAGCAGCTCATGCGCATTGCGATCGTGCGGGAGATCGAGCGCTACCGCAGAAAATGCCAGCCCGCCGTCATCCTTCAGCTCGTGCTGCCCCCGCTTGTCCTGCTAGACGCCATCCTGTGCGTATTCGCATTCCGCATCCCTGTGGAGCAATGGCTCGGCCCGTTTCTGTTCCAGGTGGTTCTGCCGTTTGCGCTGACGCTCTGTTTCCTGGGGCATCTGCTGCTTTGGAACAAGCGGATTTCCCGGCAGGATTTCAATCTGGATTCCTTTTTGACGACCGTCTTCCCAATGGAAGACGTAAAAAAATATGTCGCCCTGGTGGAAGAGATGGAAAGAGGGATGGAAAAGAAACAGCACCAGGGGCTGAACGACTACTACGCAAGCGCCCGGCTGCGCAATCTGGAAAAGCTCTGCAAACCATAA
- a CDS encoding Glucosamine-6-phosphate deaminase, whose translation MQERTYGEIKLKIFDTRKEMGETAAREAAEQIRALLRQKREINCVFAAAPSQNEFLAALTGQDVPWERIHAYHMDEYVGFEVGNPKSFNGFLSSAIFRRVPFASVHLIDGRANPRRECERYAALLKAAPPDIVFLGIGENGHIAFNDPGAADFKDPKAVKVVKLEEVCRLQQVHDKCFATLADVPQQAITLTIPTLVSAPSLFCIVPGERKAKAVAAALTGEIGESCPASILRLQKGCRMYLDKASAAGLQ comes from the coding sequence ATGCAGGAAAGAACGTACGGAGAAATCAAACTGAAAATTTTCGATACGCGAAAAGAGATGGGGGAAACCGCGGCCCGCGAAGCGGCGGAGCAGATCCGCGCGCTGCTGCGGCAGAAAAGGGAAATCAACTGTGTGTTCGCCGCGGCCCCGTCCCAAAACGAATTCCTCGCCGCCTTGACCGGGCAGGACGTTCCCTGGGAACGGATTCACGCCTACCATATGGATGAATACGTGGGGTTCGAGGTGGGGAATCCCAAGTCCTTCAACGGATTTCTGAGCAGCGCGATCTTCCGCCGCGTCCCGTTCGCATCCGTCCATCTGATCGACGGGCGCGCGAACCCCCGGCGGGAATGCGAACGCTACGCCGCGCTGCTGAAAGCCGCTCCGCCGGACATCGTGTTTCTGGGGATCGGGGAAAACGGCCACATCGCCTTCAACGACCCCGGCGCGGCCGACTTTAAAGACCCCAAAGCCGTAAAAGTGGTAAAGCTGGAAGAAGTCTGCCGTTTGCAGCAGGTGCACGACAAGTGCTTCGCCACGCTGGCTGACGTGCCCCAACAGGCCATCACGCTGACCATCCCCACTTTGGTGAGCGCCCCTTCCCTGTTCTGCATCGTTCCAGGGGAGCGCAAGGCCAAAGCCGTGGCCGCGGCGCTGACCGGGGAAATCGGCGAAAGCTGCCCGGCCAGCATCCTGCGGCTGCAGAAGGGCTGCCGGATGTACCTCGACAAGGCCAGCGCCGCGGGGCTGCAGTAA
- a CDS encoding transposase, which yields MKLKYRVIERFRGKYSIEAMCRSFEVSRSGYYAWRNRQAKEAKDQWLTDLITDCQQRCKQTYGCRRVRRWIQRQTGKKVNLKAILRIMRKYDLLSQIRRRRPYIHYKQAVHKYPNLLQRAFEQPLPNYFWVTDITYIPTAKGMLYLCAVVDLCDKMVLAYRIGNDMTASLVTDTIRDALQKEKVADGLALHSDQGSQYTSQAYFDLSQEYHFQPSMSSPGCPYDNAAMENFFGTLKTECLYRMNFSCRAEVEQAVAEYVHFYNYERINMKDGLTPFEIRSKAA from the coding sequence GTGAAGCTGAAGTATCGCGTCATTGAACGGTTTCGTGGGAAATACAGCATTGAAGCCATGTGTCGTTCCTTTGAGGTTTCCCGTAGCGGCTACTATGCCTGGCGAAACCGGCAGGCAAAAGAAGCCAAAGATCAATGGCTTACAGACTTGATTACGGATTGTCAGCAGCGCTGCAAACAGACCTACGGTTGTCGTCGGGTGCGCCGCTGGATTCAGCGGCAGACCGGGAAGAAAGTCAACCTGAAAGCCATTCTGCGTATCATGCGGAAGTATGATCTGCTTTCACAGATACGGCGACGTCGGCCATATATACATTACAAACAGGCAGTACATAAATATCCGAATCTGTTACAGAGGGCTTTTGAGCAGCCGTTGCCCAATTATTTCTGGGTTACGGACATCACCTATATCCCTACTGCAAAAGGGATGCTGTATCTATGTGCGGTGGTAGACCTGTGCGACAAAATGGTTTTGGCCTATCGTATCGGCAATGACATGACTGCCTCATTGGTGACAGACACCATCCGGGACGCCTTACAAAAAGAGAAGGTCGCCGATGGACTTGCCCTCCACAGCGACCAGGGGTCTCAATACACGTCACAAGCATACTTTGACCTGAGCCAAGAATACCATTTTCAGCCGTCCATGTCCAGTCCCGGATGTCCTTACGACAACGCCGCCATGGAAAATTTCTTTGGCACGCTTAAGACGGAATGCCTATACCGTATGAATTTTTCTTGCCGTGCTGAAGTGGAACAAGCAGTGGCTGAATATGTCCACTTTTACAATTATGAGCGCATTAACATGAAAGACGGCCTCACTCCGTTCGAAATCCGGAGCAAGGCCGCCTAA
- the pstS gene encoding phosphate ABC transporter (phosphate binding lipoprotein) (Evidence 2a : Function from experimental evidences in other organisms; PubMedId : 9098050, 9593301, 10913081, 15289558, 21461370, 25355936; Product type t : transporter) → MKKFLSLLLAAATILVSASACSSTTATSSAAAPAPSGETGSSEASAAPEKVTGSITASGSSALYPLVKDAISKFKKVNPDVSITLNAGGSGTGLKQVSDGSVDIGNSDVEAASKLAADKAGELVDHKICVIAMAPIVNKDVAEKVKSLTTEQLVSIFTAKTKNWKEVGGPDEPIVLVTRPATSGTRALFKQYALNNQEEASNASLETDDSGALLQSVSTHKGAIGYVALSYLINNTSVSTVAIDNVEPTLENTYNGTYKVWGYEHMYTKGEPEGAVKAFLDYMQSEEYGNSVETLGYNVTSKMKATK, encoded by the coding sequence ATGAAAAAGTTTTTATCGCTTTTGTTGGCTGCGGCAACCATTCTGGTAAGTGCGAGCGCCTGCTCGAGCACGACGGCGACATCCTCTGCGGCGGCTCCGGCGCCTTCCGGAGAAACCGGTTCATCCGAAGCTTCTGCGGCTCCGGAAAAGGTGACGGGCAGCATCACCGCTTCCGGTTCCTCCGCGCTTTATCCGCTGGTGAAAGACGCCATCAGTAAATTCAAGAAGGTCAATCCCGACGTTTCCATCACGCTGAACGCGGGCGGTTCCGGCACGGGCCTGAAACAGGTTTCCGACGGTTCGGTCGATATCGGGAACTCCGACGTGGAAGCGGCCAGCAAGCTTGCCGCCGACAAGGCCGGCGAACTGGTCGATCACAAGATCTGCGTGATCGCCATGGCCCCGATTGTGAACAAGGACGTGGCCGAGAAAGTCAAGAGCCTGACCACCGAACAGCTGGTCAGCATCTTCACCGCAAAAACCAAGAACTGGAAAGAGGTCGGCGGCCCGGATGAGCCCATCGTTCTGGTTACCCGCCCGGCGACTTCCGGCACGCGCGCCCTGTTCAAGCAGTACGCGCTGAACAATCAGGAAGAGGCTTCCAACGCTTCCCTGGAAACGGATGATTCCGGCGCGCTCCTTCAGAGCGTTTCCACCCACAAGGGCGCCATCGGCTATGTCGCTCTCTCCTACCTGATCAACAACACCAGCGTTTCCACGGTTGCGATCGACAATGTCGAGCCGACGCTGGAAAACACCTACAACGGGACCTACAAGGTCTGGGGCTACGAGCACATGTACACGAAGGGCGAGCCCGAAGGGGCCGTCAAGGCGTTCCTCGACTACATGCAGTCCGAAGAATACGGCAACTCCGTAGAAACGCTGGGCTACAACGTCACTTCCAAAATGAAGGCTACGAAATAA
- the pstA gene encoding phosphate ABC transporter (permease) (Evidence 2a : Function from experimental evidences in other organisms; PubMedId : 9098050, 12897025, 15289558, 15849754, 16850406; Product type t : transporter), which translates to MKGNRHSAKMMDRFMTVVLYLVAGFFLLLLGAFTVYILFKAFREFDISLLAFNENGIGDQLFNTVYLVFLALLISVPFGVAAGIYMAEYAKQGRLSSFVRTCIETLSSLPSIVVGLFGYLVFVVMTHSQWSLMAGALAVSILSLPLITTVTEDALHAVADEYREGSLALGATQWQTIVFVLLPACVPRIITGIILAAGRGFGEAAALLYTAGMSTDINWSNWNLSSATSPLNPFRPGETLALHIWASRTEAVAPNAAQIADISSAILLIMVFLFSVITRLIGRHLDKKMTGKGA; encoded by the coding sequence ATGAAAGGGAATCGCCACTCCGCGAAAATGATGGACAGGTTCATGACGGTCGTGCTGTATCTCGTCGCGGGATTTTTCCTGCTTTTGCTCGGCGCGTTTACGGTCTACATCCTGTTCAAGGCCTTTCGGGAGTTCGACATCAGCCTTCTGGCTTTCAATGAAAACGGAATCGGAGACCAGCTGTTCAACACGGTCTACCTGGTGTTCCTCGCGTTGCTGATCAGCGTGCCGTTCGGGGTGGCCGCCGGCATTTATATGGCGGAATACGCGAAGCAGGGGCGGCTTTCCAGCTTCGTCCGCACCTGTATCGAAACGCTCTCCTCCCTGCCCTCGATCGTGGTCGGCCTTTTCGGCTACCTGGTGTTCGTCGTCATGACGCACTCCCAATGGAGCCTGATGGCCGGCGCGTTGGCGGTCTCCATTTTGAGCCTTCCGCTGATCACGACCGTAACGGAGGACGCGCTGCACGCGGTGGCGGACGAATACCGGGAGGGAAGCCTGGCGCTGGGCGCGACCCAATGGCAGACGATCGTGTTCGTGCTGCTGCCCGCGTGCGTCCCGCGCATCATCACGGGAATCATTCTGGCCGCGGGGCGCGGATTCGGGGAAGCCGCCGCGCTGCTTTACACGGCGGGCATGAGCACGGACATCAACTGGTCGAACTGGAATCTGTCCTCTGCCACCAGCCCGCTCAATCCGTTCCGCCCGGGCGAAACGCTCGCCCTGCATATCTGGGCCTCCAGAACCGAGGCCGTCGCGCCGAACGCGGCCCAGATCGCGGACATTTCCTCCGCGATCCTGCTCATCATGGTCTTCCTCTTCAGCGTGATCACCAGGCTGATCGGCAGGCATCTGGACAAAAAGATGACCGGCAAAGGGGCGTAA
- a CDS encoding conserved protein of unknown function (Evidence 4 : Unknown function but conserved in other organisms) yields MSAKGLQLVSVGFCKYVFDEGAPGEYDVRLELLENWPTHPESTRYIKFIEDTGAEYLGSVMRWAYFRKKKTEGGFGLFSDIDSRIKHLNRILFLLGLIGLLELSAGSANDLLYYFRSGLTVHLFSSLFCLLLGVLIAYGFVRICRKLNRLKKERILHE; encoded by the coding sequence ATGTCGGCGAAGGGCCTGCAGCTTGTGTCGGTGGGATTCTGCAAATATGTTTTCGACGAGGGAGCGCCCGGCGAATATGACGTCAGGCTGGAGCTTCTGGAAAACTGGCCGACGCATCCCGAAAGCACCCGGTACATCAAATTTATCGAAGACACGGGCGCGGAGTATCTCGGCTCGGTGATGCGCTGGGCATATTTCAGGAAGAAAAAAACGGAAGGCGGGTTCGGCCTGTTTTCCGATATCGATTCCCGCATCAAGCATCTAAATCGGATTTTGTTCTTGTTGGGCCTGATCGGCCTCCTGGAGCTGTCCGCCGGTTCCGCGAACGATCTGCTGTACTACTTCAGAAGCGGATTGACCGTCCATTTGTTTTCGAGCCTTTTCTGCCTTTTACTGGGGGTCCTGATCGCTTATGGATTCGTCCGGATCTGCCGGAAACTGAACCGGCTGAAAAAGGAAAGGATCCTGCATGAATGA
- a CDS encoding Ribose operon repressor produces MSKGKSKRATILDIAREADVSPATVSRVLSDSGYPVKEELCARVRKAAQKLNYKPNIFSQMLKGVASKEIGIIVPDLLNPFYAQLVSVAARKCVLNGYAPIVCSSYDSPEMERRQLDILLRQQVAGLLFSSIDQSGAFLKELEQPDAPPFILFDQVYEGFSGNSVSFDFFKGGYMAADYLIRCGHRRIAFASRVIDRSSRKLVMEGYQKALSDAGIPAEENLLLICGEKDLPEKDENLDIHNGRALASMLLECNPKPGAVMAVNDITAIGMIDSLSRQGIRVPGDVSIIGFDNIPFASMVTPALTTIFQPALKTGQCAVDLLFEHIQNPALGPEQIVIQPELIIRQSVRKINKP; encoded by the coding sequence ATGTCAAAAGGAAAATCAAAGCGCGCCACGATCCTGGATATCGCAAGGGAGGCGGATGTCTCCCCGGCCACGGTGTCCCGCGTGCTCAGCGATTCCGGCTATCCCGTGAAGGAAGAGCTTTGCGCCCGGGTGCGCAAGGCCGCCCAAAAGCTCAATTACAAGCCGAACATCTTCAGCCAGATGCTGAAAGGGGTCGCCAGCAAAGAGATCGGCATCATCGTGCCGGACCTGCTCAACCCGTTTTATGCGCAGCTTGTTTCCGTCGCGGCGCGGAAATGTGTCTTGAACGGCTACGCCCCCATTGTGTGCAGCTCGTATGACAGCCCCGAAATGGAGCGCCGTCAGCTGGATATCCTGCTGCGGCAGCAGGTCGCGGGGCTGCTTTTCTCCAGCATCGATCAGTCCGGCGCTTTTTTGAAGGAGCTGGAACAGCCGGACGCCCCGCCGTTTATCCTGTTCGACCAGGTGTACGAGGGCTTTTCGGGGAACAGCGTCTCCTTCGACTTTTTCAAGGGCGGATACATGGCGGCAGATTACCTGATTCGATGCGGGCACAGAAGGATCGCCTTCGCGAGCCGCGTCATCGACCGCAGCAGCCGGAAACTGGTGATGGAAGGATATCAAAAAGCCCTGTCCGACGCCGGAATCCCCGCAGAAGAAAACCTGCTCCTCATCTGCGGGGAAAAGGATCTTCCGGAAAAGGACGAAAACCTCGACATCCACAACGGCCGCGCGCTGGCCAGCATGCTGCTGGAATGCAACCCGAAGCCCGGCGCGGTAATGGCGGTCAACGACATCACCGCCATCGGCATGATCGATTCGCTGTCCCGTCAGGGGATACGCGTGCCGGGGGACGTCTCCATCATCGGCTTCGACAACATCCCTTTCGCGTCCATGGTGACCCCGGCGCTCACCACCATCTTTCAGCCCGCGCTGAAAACGGGTCAGTGCGCCGTGGATCTGCTGTTCGAACATATTCAGAACCCCGCCCTGGGGCCGGAGCAGATCGTCATTCAGCCGGAGCTGATCATCCGTCAGTCCGTCCGGAAAATCAATAAACCATAA
- the pstC gene encoding phosphate ABC transporter (permease) (Evidence 2a : Function from experimental evidences in other organisms; PubMedId : 9098050, 12897025, 15289558, 15849754, 16850406; Product type t : transporter): MAKKETFWRSVITACGMLIIILTLAIGAFLIYKGVGTFTVFHHSVAEFLFSPDWNPADDFTGGGHVGAAIFIFGSISICMLALLISAPFSIAAAIFMAEISPRLSEKIFQPAVEIFIGIPSVVYGWVGVTVLVPFLERVFHLPYGFSVLAGALVLAVMIFPSITSVSADALRSVPEEYKEAAYGLGSTRWQVIWRVLLPAAKPGVLTGVILGLARAFGEALAVAMVIGKKLAFPENIFSPTNNLTSAIASDMGGAAEGGEYNLALWTMALLLLLISYAFILLVRKISEKQVRKE; encoded by the coding sequence ATGGCAAAAAAAGAAACCTTCTGGCGCTCTGTCATCACCGCGTGCGGAATGCTGATCATCATTCTCACGCTGGCAATCGGCGCCTTCCTGATTTATAAGGGCGTGGGGACCTTCACGGTATTTCACCACAGCGTGGCGGAGTTTCTGTTTTCCCCCGACTGGAACCCCGCCGACGATTTTACCGGCGGAGGGCACGTCGGCGCCGCCATCTTTATTTTCGGCTCCATCTCCATCTGCATGCTGGCCCTTTTGATTTCCGCCCCGTTCAGCATTGCGGCGGCGATCTTTATGGCGGAGATTTCCCCCCGGCTGAGCGAAAAAATCTTTCAGCCGGCCGTTGAAATTTTCATCGGAATCCCCTCGGTCGTTTACGGCTGGGTGGGGGTGACGGTGCTGGTGCCGTTCCTCGAAAGGGTGTTCCATCTGCCCTACGGCTTTTCCGTGCTGGCGGGCGCCCTTGTTCTGGCGGTGATGATCTTTCCATCGATCACCAGCGTTTCGGCGGATGCGCTGCGGAGCGTTCCGGAAGAATACAAAGAGGCCGCGTACGGGCTCGGCTCCACGCGCTGGCAGGTGATCTGGCGGGTGCTTCTGCCCGCGGCCAAGCCCGGTGTGCTCACGGGGGTCATCCTGGGCCTGGCCCGCGCGTTCGGGGAGGCGCTGGCGGTGGCGATGGTCATCGGGAAAAAGCTCGCTTTCCCGGAAAATATCTTCTCCCCCACCAACAACCTGACTTCCGCGATCGCCTCCGACATGGGCGGCGCGGCGGAAGGCGGCGAATACAACCTCGCCCTGTGGACGATGGCGCTGCTTTTGCTGCTGATTTCCTACGCATTCATCCTTCTTGTCAGGAAAATATCGGAAAAGCAGGTGAGGAAAGAATGA